The following proteins are encoded in a genomic region of Bradyrhizobium sp. SK17:
- the fdhF gene encoding formate dehydrogenase subunit alpha — protein MSLIQETDFGTPKSKSETMVTLTIDGNQVTVPEGTSIMRAAMESGTQIPKLCATDMVDAFGSCRLCLVEIEGRAGTPASCTTPVMPGLVVHTQSERLKKLRKGVMELYISDHPLDCLTCAANGDCELQDMAGAVGLRDVRYGYEGENHVFAKSHGCENDNWMPKDESNPYFTYDPSKCIVCSRCVRACEEVQGTFALTISGRGFDSRVSPGMSESFLGSECVSCGACVQACPTATLTEKSVIEIGQPEHSVVTTCAYCGVGCTFKAEMRGEEVVRMVPWKDGKANRGHSCVKGRFAWGYTTHKERILKPMIRERIEDPWQEVSWDEAMNFAAARFKSIQQKYGRDAVGGITSSRCTNEETYLVQKLIRAGFGNNNVDTCARVCHSPTGYGLSQTFGTSAGTQDFDSVEHTDVVLIIGANPAAAHPVFASRLKKRLRQGAKLIVVDPRRTEMVESPHVKALHLPLMPGTNVAVVTALAHVIVTEGLVNESFVRERCDWSEFEEWAAFVAQEKYSPEATAIMTGLDPRDLREAARIYATGGNGAIYYGLGVTEHSQGSTTVIAIANLAMVTGNIGRPGVGVNPLRGQNNVQGSCDMGSFPHELPGYRHIAGDAVREQFEAMWNVKLNKEPGLRIPNMFDAAIEGTFMGLYVQGEDILQSDPNTKHVVAALSAMECVIVHDLFLNETANYAHVFLPGSTFLEKDGTFTNAERRIQRVRKVMTPRNGYADWEVTILLAKAMGFEMHYNHPSEIMDEIAALTPTFTGVSYAKLDELGSVQWPCNEKAPEGTPIMHIGGFVRGKGKFIITEYVATDERTGPRYPLLLTTGRILSQYNVGAQTRRTENVVWHAEDRLEIHPHDAEQRGVRDGDWVRLNSRAGETTLRALITDRVAPGVVYTTFHHPDTQANVITTDFSDWATNCPEYKVTAVQISPSNGPSDWQKAYDEQARNSRRIAPVVEAAE, from the coding sequence ATGTCGCTGATCCAGGAAACCGATTTCGGTACACCCAAGTCCAAATCAGAGACGATGGTCACGCTGACCATCGACGGCAACCAGGTCACGGTGCCCGAGGGCACCTCGATCATGCGCGCGGCGATGGAGTCGGGCACGCAGATTCCGAAGCTGTGCGCGACCGACATGGTCGACGCGTTCGGCTCGTGCCGGCTCTGCCTGGTCGAGATCGAGGGCCGCGCCGGCACGCCCGCCTCCTGCACCACGCCTGTGATGCCCGGCCTCGTCGTGCACACCCAGAGCGAGCGGCTGAAGAAGCTGCGCAAGGGCGTGATGGAGCTCTACATCTCCGACCATCCGCTGGACTGTTTGACCTGCGCCGCCAACGGCGACTGCGAATTGCAGGACATGGCGGGCGCGGTCGGCCTGCGCGACGTGCGCTACGGCTATGAGGGCGAGAACCACGTGTTCGCCAAATCGCACGGCTGCGAGAACGACAACTGGATGCCGAAGGACGAATCCAATCCGTACTTCACCTACGATCCCTCGAAGTGCATCGTCTGCTCGCGCTGCGTCCGGGCCTGCGAGGAGGTGCAAGGCACCTTCGCGCTGACAATCTCCGGCCGCGGCTTCGACAGCCGCGTCTCGCCCGGCATGAGCGAAAGCTTCCTCGGCTCCGAATGCGTGTCCTGCGGCGCCTGCGTGCAGGCCTGCCCGACCGCGACGCTGACCGAAAAGTCGGTGATCGAGATCGGCCAGCCCGAGCATTCGGTCGTGACCACCTGCGCCTATTGCGGCGTCGGCTGCACCTTCAAGGCCGAGATGCGCGGCGAGGAAGTGGTTCGCATGGTGCCGTGGAAGGACGGCAAGGCCAACCGCGGCCATTCCTGCGTCAAGGGCCGCTTCGCCTGGGGTTACACCACCCACAAGGAGCGCATCCTGAAGCCGATGATCCGCGAGCGGATCGAAGATCCCTGGCAGGAAGTATCATGGGACGAGGCGATGAATTTCGCCGCCGCGAGGTTCAAGAGCATCCAGCAGAAATACGGCCGCGACGCGGTCGGCGGCATCACCTCGTCACGCTGCACCAATGAAGAAACCTATCTGGTGCAGAAGCTGATCCGGGCCGGCTTCGGCAACAACAATGTCGACACCTGCGCCCGCGTCTGCCATTCGCCGACCGGCTATGGCCTGTCGCAGACCTTCGGCACCTCGGCCGGAACGCAGGATTTCGACTCGGTCGAGCACACCGACGTCGTCCTGATCATCGGTGCCAATCCGGCGGCCGCTCATCCGGTGTTCGCCTCGCGGCTGAAGAAGCGGCTGCGCCAGGGTGCTAAACTGATCGTGGTCGATCCGCGCCGCACCGAGATGGTGGAATCGCCGCATGTGAAGGCGCTGCATCTGCCGCTGATGCCCGGCACCAACGTCGCGGTGGTCACGGCGCTCGCCCATGTCATCGTCACCGAAGGGCTGGTCAACGAGAGCTTCGTGCGCGAACGCTGCGACTGGAGCGAGTTCGAGGAATGGGCGGCCTTCGTCGCCCAGGAGAAGTACAGCCCCGAAGCGACCGCGATCATGACCGGCCTCGATCCGAGGGACCTGCGCGAGGCGGCGCGGATCTACGCCACCGGCGGCAATGGCGCGATCTATTACGGGCTCGGCGTCACCGAGCACAGCCAGGGCTCCACCACGGTGATCGCGATCGCCAACCTCGCGATGGTGACCGGCAATATCGGCCGCCCCGGCGTCGGCGTGAACCCGCTGCGTGGCCAGAACAACGTGCAGGGCTCCTGCGACATGGGCTCGTTCCCGCACGAACTGCCGGGCTACCGGCATATCGCGGGCGATGCCGTGCGCGAGCAGTTCGAGGCGATGTGGAACGTCAAGCTCAACAAGGAGCCGGGCCTGCGCATCCCCAACATGTTCGACGCCGCGATCGAGGGCACCTTCATGGGGCTCTACGTGCAGGGCGAGGACATCCTGCAATCCGACCCCAACACCAAGCACGTGGTGGCGGCGCTGTCGGCGATGGAATGCGTCATCGTCCACGATCTCTTCCTGAACGAGACCGCGAACTACGCCCACGTCTTCCTGCCCGGCTCGACCTTCCTCGAGAAAGACGGTACCTTCACCAATGCCGAACGCCGCATCCAGCGGGTCCGCAAGGTGATGACGCCGCGCAACGGCTATGCCGACTGGGAAGTGACGATCCTGCTCGCCAAGGCGATGGGCTTCGAGATGCACTACAACCATCCGTCCGAGATCATGGACGAGATCGCGGCGCTGACGCCGACCTTCACCGGCGTCTCCTACGCCAAGCTGGACGAGCTCGGCTCGGTGCAATGGCCGTGCAACGAGAAGGCGCCGGAGGGCACGCCGATCATGCATATCGGCGGCTTCGTGCGCGGCAAGGGCAAGTTCATCATCACCGAATATGTCGCGACTGACGAGCGCACCGGGCCGCGCTATCCGCTGCTGCTCACCACCGGCCGCATCCTCAGCCAGTACAATGTCGGCGCACAGACCCGACGCACCGAGAACGTGGTCTGGCACGCCGAGGACCGGCTCGAGATCCATCCGCATGACGCCGAGCAGCGCGGCGTGCGCGACGGCGACTGGGTGCGGCTCAACAGCCGCGCCGGCGAGACCACGTTGCGCGCGCTGATCACCGACCGGGTGGCGCCGGGCGTGGTCTACACCACGTTCCATCACCCCGACACCCAGGCCAACGTCATCACCACGGACTTCTCCGACTGGGCGACCAACTGCCCGGAGTACAAGGTCACCGCGGTGCAGATCTCGCCGTCGAACGGTCCGAGCGACTGGCAGAAGGCCTATGACGAACAGGCGCGCAACTCCCGCCGCATCGCGCCTGTGGTGGAGGCGGCCGAGTAG
- a CDS encoding formate dehydrogenase subunit gamma, which translates to MTVGYEPWDTTRGAEIIAEHAGLEGATLVILHALQEAFGYVPEPAIPMVAEALNLSRAEVHGVFTFYHDFRKQPAGRHVLKLCRAEACQAAGGDALAARAEAKLGVSLGNTTADDRVTLEPIYCLGLCATAPSAMLDGRVIGRLDEARIDALVAEAQR; encoded by the coding sequence ATGACGGTGGGATACGAACCTTGGGACACGACGCGCGGCGCTGAGATCATCGCCGAGCATGCCGGGCTCGAAGGCGCCACGCTGGTGATCCTGCACGCGCTGCAAGAGGCGTTTGGCTACGTGCCGGAGCCGGCGATCCCGATGGTGGCGGAAGCTCTCAATTTGTCCCGCGCCGAGGTGCACGGCGTATTCACCTTCTACCATGACTTCCGCAAGCAGCCGGCCGGACGGCACGTCCTGAAGCTCTGCCGCGCCGAGGCCTGCCAGGCTGCCGGCGGCGATGCGCTGGCGGCGCGCGCTGAGGCAAAACTCGGCGTTTCGCTGGGAAATACCACCGCGGACGACCGCGTCACGCTGGAGCCGATCTACTGCCTCGGCCTGTGCGCCACGGCGCCGTCGGCGATGCTGGATGGCCGCGTGATCGGCCGGCTTGATGAAGCGCGGATCGATGCGCTGGTCGCGGAGGCACAGCGATGA
- a CDS encoding LysR family transcriptional regulator has translation MIDKLELLLALAKERHFGRAAEACGVTQPTMSTSLKQLEEILGVMLVQRGSRFQGFTPEGERTLDWARRIVGDARAMKQEINSLKDKLSGEIRIAAIPTALGMVASLTTPFRARHPDVRFRIQSCTSADVLGLLENLEVDAGLTYIENEPIGKVRTIPLYNESYRLLTAPDAMFGDRKQVTWKEVGTVPLCLLTPDMQNRRIIDRALTSVGAEATPTLTSNSLLVLYTHVKTGRWASVMPAKLAETLGLADAVRSIPIVDPVVDYSIGLVIPQRDPMTPLIAALVQVAREVAPTLESA, from the coding sequence TTGATCGACAAGCTGGAACTTCTGCTGGCGCTGGCCAAGGAACGGCATTTCGGCCGGGCCGCGGAGGCCTGCGGCGTCACCCAGCCGACCATGTCGACCAGCCTCAAGCAGCTCGAGGAGATCCTCGGCGTCATGCTGGTGCAGCGCGGCTCCCGCTTCCAGGGCTTCACGCCGGAAGGCGAGCGGACGCTGGACTGGGCGCGGCGCATCGTCGGCGACGCGCGGGCGATGAAGCAGGAGATCAACAGCCTCAAGGACAAACTGTCGGGTGAGATCCGGATCGCGGCGATCCCGACTGCGCTCGGCATGGTGGCCTCGCTCACCACGCCGTTCCGGGCGCGCCATCCCGACGTGCGCTTCCGCATCCAGTCCTGCACCTCGGCCGACGTGCTCGGCCTGCTCGAAAATCTCGAGGTCGATGCCGGGCTGACCTATATCGAGAACGAGCCGATCGGCAAGGTCCGCACCATCCCGCTCTACAATGAGAGCTATCGGCTGCTGACGGCGCCGGATGCGATGTTCGGCGACCGCAAGCAGGTGACCTGGAAGGAAGTCGGCACCGTGCCGCTGTGCCTGCTGACGCCCGACATGCAGAATCGCCGCATCATCGATCGCGCGCTGACCTCGGTCGGTGCGGAAGCGACGCCGACGCTGACGTCGAACTCGCTGCTCGTGCTCTACACCCATGTGAAGACCGGACGCTGGGCGAGCGTGATGCCGGCCAAGCTCGCCGAGACGCTCGGCCTTGCCGACGCCGTGCGCAGCATTCCGATCGTCGATCCGGTCGTCGACTACAGCATCGGCCTGGTGATCCCGCAGCGCGATCCGATGACGCCGCTGATCGCGGCATTGGTGCAGGTCGCGCGCGAAGTCGCGCCGACGCTGGAAAGCGCGTAG
- a CDS encoding bifunctional [glutamine synthetase] adenylyltransferase/[glutamine synthetase]-adenylyl-L-tyrosine phosphorylase, whose protein sequence is MNAAAPGNAGRHCLAARFADGPHVAAPNSADQRLTDWFAELEPAQSAALEALLGHPFARDILRGIAEYSPYLFELARADAARLIRILSCDPEPHLASLIETTSREVLAAGSEAEVMVLLRRMKAEAALMIALCDIGGVWPVMRVTAALTDIAVNSVQLALRYLFRQEVARGRMTAADPEHPEVGSGLIVLAMGKMGAGELNYSSDIDLIVFFDRTVTSLAEDIEPQPFFVRVTQAMARMLQQRSGEGYVFRVDLRLRPDPASTQVAISTDAALHYYEREGRTWERAAMIKARPCAGDPKAGDALIGELAPFVWRKHLDFAALADVHDMKRQMQTYRGQSEISVEGHNVKVGRGGIREIEFFAQTQQLIAGGRHPELRVRPTLEALNVLADSNWITLEARDELTIAYEFLRRVEHRLQMIADEQTHSLPEAPEEVERFAHFFGYENREAFAGDLLRQLKIVQNHYGKLFEGDDPTGTARLPDVDYGAGPEDGRLIEHLAQLGFKKPVAVAGTVQQWIAGDYRALRVEATRAAFLEFIPGLIDGLAHAEEPDDAVAAFDRFLGALQRGGRLISLLSQNRDFVALVALILGAAPRLGDMLARQPQIMDGLVDPRFFGAMPDKKELSERLATTLQDASSYEDFLDRLRLFGQESLFLIGTRILSGTVSAQHASTAFADVAEGIVHTVHGLVTDQFAAQYGRIKGQETAILAMGRLGSREMTASSDLDLITLYDFDSEAPDSDGERSLHGAQYFARFTQRLISAFTTRTNYGVLYEVDMRLRPSGRAGPVASRIDAFSDYQEREAWTWEHMALTRARVISSSPEFRERIEAIIRSVLTRPRDAASTAADVADMRRAIALEKGEDDVWDLKLAAGGLVDIDFIAQYLQLAHASAKPEILSVSTLQVLDHAAKLGLLGQSEAEILRSAARLYHDLTQILRLCVSGKFNPETAGEDLLRVMARAGDTPDFSALEARLRETQSEVRRVFNAIVG, encoded by the coding sequence ATGAATGCCGCCGCGCCGGGAAACGCGGGTCGACATTGTCTGGCCGCGCGGTTCGCGGACGGACCGCATGTCGCCGCGCCCAACTCCGCCGATCAACGCCTGACGGACTGGTTCGCCGAGCTCGAGCCGGCGCAATCGGCCGCGCTCGAGGCGCTGCTCGGCCATCCCTTCGCGCGGGACATTCTGCGCGGCATCGCCGAATACTCGCCCTATCTGTTCGAGCTCGCGCGCGCCGATGCCGCGCGGCTGATCCGGATCCTGTCGTGCGACCCGGAGCCGCATCTGGCGAGCCTGATCGAGACGACCTCGCGCGAGGTGCTCGCCGCCGGCAGCGAGGCCGAGGTGATGGTTCTGCTCCGCCGCATGAAGGCGGAGGCGGCGCTGATGATCGCTCTGTGCGACATCGGCGGCGTCTGGCCGGTGATGCGGGTGACCGCGGCGCTGACCGACATCGCGGTCAATTCGGTGCAATTGGCGCTGCGCTATCTGTTCCGCCAGGAGGTCGCGCGCGGCCGGATGACCGCCGCCGATCCCGAGCATCCCGAGGTCGGCTCCGGCCTGATCGTGCTCGCGATGGGCAAGATGGGTGCGGGCGAGCTGAACTATTCCAGCGATATCGATCTGATCGTGTTCTTCGATCGCACCGTCACGTCGCTCGCCGAGGACATCGAGCCGCAGCCGTTCTTCGTGCGCGTCACCCAGGCGATGGCGCGGATGCTGCAACAGCGCTCGGGCGAAGGCTATGTGTTCCGGGTCGATCTGAGGCTGCGCCCGGACCCGGCCTCGACCCAGGTCGCGATCTCGACCGACGCGGCGTTGCATTATTACGAGCGCGAGGGGCGCACCTGGGAGCGCGCTGCGATGATCAAGGCGCGGCCCTGCGCCGGCGATCCAAAGGCCGGTGACGCGCTGATCGGCGAGCTCGCGCCCTTCGTCTGGCGCAAGCATCTCGACTTCGCGGCGCTGGCCGACGTCCACGACATGAAGCGGCAGATGCAGACCTATCGCGGCCAGAGCGAGATCTCGGTCGAGGGCCACAACGTCAAGGTCGGGCGCGGCGGCATCCGCGAGATCGAGTTCTTCGCCCAGACCCAGCAGCTGATCGCCGGCGGCCGCCATCCCGAGCTGCGGGTGCGGCCGACGCTGGAGGCGCTCAACGTGCTCGCCGACAGCAACTGGATCACCCTCGAGGCACGCGACGAGCTGACGATTGCCTACGAATTCCTGCGCCGGGTCGAGCATCGGTTGCAGATGATCGCCGACGAGCAGACCCATTCGCTGCCGGAAGCGCCCGAGGAGGTCGAGCGGTTCGCGCATTTCTTCGGCTACGAGAATCGCGAGGCTTTCGCCGGCGATCTGCTCCGTCAGCTCAAGATCGTGCAGAACCACTACGGCAAGCTGTTCGAGGGCGACGATCCGACCGGCACGGCCAGGCTGCCGGATGTCGATTACGGCGCCGGGCCCGAGGACGGCCGCCTGATCGAACATCTCGCTCAACTCGGCTTCAAGAAGCCCGTTGCGGTGGCCGGCACTGTGCAGCAGTGGATCGCGGGCGATTATCGCGCGCTACGCGTCGAGGCGACGCGGGCGGCGTTCCTCGAATTCATTCCCGGCCTGATCGACGGCCTCGCGCATGCCGAGGAGCCGGACGACGCGGTGGCGGCATTCGACCGTTTCCTCGGCGCGTTGCAGCGGGGCGGGCGGCTGATCTCGCTGCTCAGCCAGAACCGAGATTTCGTCGCGCTGGTGGCGCTGATCCTCGGAGCCGCACCACGGCTCGGCGACATGCTGGCGCGGCAGCCGCAAATCATGGACGGCCTGGTCGATCCGCGTTTCTTCGGCGCGATGCCGGACAAGAAGGAATTGTCCGAGCGCCTCGCCACCACGTTGCAGGATGCGTCTTCCTACGAGGACTTCCTCGATCGTCTGAGACTGTTCGGCCAGGAGAGCTTGTTCCTGATCGGCACGCGGATCCTGTCCGGCACGGTGTCGGCGCAGCACGCCAGCACCGCCTTTGCCGATGTCGCGGAGGGTATCGTGCACACCGTGCACGGCCTCGTCACCGACCAGTTCGCCGCGCAGTACGGCCGGATCAAGGGGCAGGAGACCGCGATCCTGGCGATGGGCCGGCTCGGCAGCCGCGAGATGACGGCGTCGTCCGATCTCGATTTGATCACGCTCTACGATTTCGACAGCGAGGCGCCGGACTCCGACGGCGAGCGCTCGCTGCACGGCGCGCAGTATTTTGCCCGCTTCACCCAGCGCCTGATCAGCGCCTTCACGACCCGGACCAATTACGGCGTGCTCTATGAGGTCGATATGCGGCTGCGCCCGTCCGGCCGTGCGGGCCCGGTCGCCTCGCGGATCGACGCGTTCTCGGACTACCAGGAGCGCGAGGCCTGGACCTGGGAGCACATGGCGCTGACGCGTGCCCGCGTGATCTCGTCGTCGCCTGAATTCCGCGAGAGGATCGAGGCGATCATCCGCAGCGTCCTGACCCGGCCGCGCGATGCGGCGTCGACCGCGGCCGACGTCGCCGACATGCGGCGCGCCATCGCGCTGGAGAAGGGCGAGGACGACGTCTGGGACCTCAAGCTCGCCGCCGGTGGGCTCGTCGACATCGACTTCATCGCCCAGTATCTGCAACTCGCGCACGCATCAGCGAAGCCGGAGATCCTCAGCGTCTCGACCTTGCAGGTGCTCGATCATGCCGCCAAGCTCGGTCTGCTCGGCCAGTCCGAGGCCGAGATCCTGCGCTCGGCGGCGCGGCTCTATCATGATCTGACGCAGATCCTGCGGCTCTGCGTCAGCGGCAAGTTCAATCCCGAGACGGCGGGCGAGGATCTGCTGCGCGTGATGGCGCGAGCCGGCGACACGCCGGATTTCTCCGCGCTCGAAGCGCGCCTGCGCGAGACCCAGAGCGAGGTGCGCCGCGTCTTCAACGCGATCGTCGGTTAG
- a CDS encoding formate dehydrogenase subunit delta: MSSSPEKLVYMANQIGKFFHSQGHDRAVQGISEHIWKFWDPRMRKQIFAHLDAGGAGLDADVRDALQKLKQQA, from the coding sequence ATGTCGTCGTCGCCTGAAAAGCTGGTCTATATGGCGAACCAGATCGGAAAGTTCTTCCACAGCCAGGGCCACGACCGCGCCGTGCAGGGCATCTCCGAGCACATCTGGAAGTTCTGGGACCCGCGGATGCGCAAGCAGATCTTCGCCCATCTCGACGCCGGCGGCGCCGGCCTCGACGCCGACGTCCGCGATGCCTTGCAGAAACTGAAGCAGCAGGCGTAG
- a CDS encoding NADH-quinone oxidoreductase subunit NuoF, with protein MTMRIFIPRDAGAVAVGADDIALAFEQTAAARGTPVEIVRTGSRGLYWLEPMVELATAQGRVAFGPVATSEVPALFDAMANDGPHALRLGVTDQIPWLKRQTRLTFARCGVIDPRSVDDYRAHGGYKGLERALTLTSDQILADVTTSGLRGRGGAGFPTGIKWKTVAQASADRKYIVCNADEGDSGTFADRMIMEGDPFVVIEGMTIAGITVGASKGYIYIRSEYPHAVEAMNAAITAARRAGLLGKSIGGSPHEFDLEVRVGAGAYVCGEETSLLESLEGRRGIVRAKPPLPAHKGLFGRPSVINNVLSFAAIPFILDNGAKAYADFGMGRSRGTMPIQLAGNIRYGGLFETAFGVTLGELVDEIGGGTFTGREVRAVQVGGPLGAYFPRALFDTPFDYEAFAARDGLIGHGGVVVFDDSVDMARQARFAMEFCAVESCGKCTPCRIGSTRGVETITRIINGDRVAENLAVVEDLCNTMKFGSLCALGGFTPYPVLSALKHFWEDFGPVPARLQAAE; from the coding sequence ATGACGATGCGGATCTTCATTCCCCGCGATGCCGGTGCGGTCGCCGTCGGCGCCGACGATATCGCGCTCGCCTTCGAGCAGACCGCAGCCGCGCGCGGCACGCCGGTCGAGATCGTCAGGACCGGCTCGCGCGGGCTGTACTGGCTGGAGCCGATGGTCGAACTCGCGACGGCGCAGGGCCGTGTCGCATTCGGTCCGGTGGCCACCTCCGAAGTCCCTGCCCTGTTCGACGCGATGGCGAACGACGGCCCGCACGCCCTGCGGCTTGGTGTCACAGATCAGATTCCCTGGCTGAAGCGCCAGACCCGCCTGACCTTCGCGCGCTGCGGCGTGATCGATCCGCGCTCGGTCGACGACTACCGCGCCCATGGCGGCTACAAGGGCCTGGAGCGGGCGCTGACGCTGACCTCGGACCAGATCCTGGCCGACGTCACCACCTCGGGCCTGCGCGGCCGCGGCGGCGCCGGCTTCCCCACCGGCATCAAGTGGAAGACCGTGGCGCAGGCCAGCGCCGACCGCAAATACATCGTCTGCAACGCCGACGAGGGCGACAGCGGCACCTTCGCCGACCGCATGATCATGGAAGGCGACCCCTTCGTCGTGATCGAAGGCATGACAATCGCCGGTATCACCGTAGGCGCCAGCAAGGGCTACATCTACATCCGCTCGGAATATCCGCACGCGGTCGAGGCGATGAACGCGGCGATCACAGCGGCCCGTCGCGCCGGCCTGCTCGGCAAGAGCATCGGCGGCTCGCCCCATGAGTTCGATCTCGAAGTACGCGTCGGCGCCGGCGCCTATGTCTGTGGCGAGGAGACCTCGCTCTTGGAGAGCCTCGAAGGGCGCCGCGGCATCGTGCGCGCCAAGCCGCCGCTGCCGGCGCACAAGGGCCTGTTTGGCCGCCCCAGCGTCATCAACAACGTGCTGTCGTTCGCCGCGATCCCGTTCATCCTCGACAATGGCGCCAAGGCCTATGCCGATTTCGGCATGGGGCGCTCGCGCGGCACCATGCCGATCCAGCTCGCCGGCAACATCAGATATGGCGGGCTGTTCGAGACCGCGTTCGGCGTCACGCTCGGCGAACTCGTCGACGAGATCGGCGGCGGCACCTTCACCGGACGCGAGGTGCGCGCGGTGCAGGTCGGCGGCCCGCTCGGCGCCTATTTCCCGCGCGCTCTGTTCGACACCCCGTTCGACTATGAGGCGTTCGCGGCGCGCGACGGCCTGATCGGCCACGGCGGCGTCGTCGTGTTCGACGACAGCGTCGACATGGCCAGGCAGGCGCGCTTCGCGATGGAGTTCTGCGCCGTCGAATCCTGCGGCAAGTGCACGCCGTGCCGGATCGGCTCGACCCGCGGCGTCGAGACCATCACCAGGATCATCAACGGTGACCGCGTCGCCGAGAACCTCGCCGTGGTCGAGGACCTCTGCAACACCATGAAATTCGGCTCGCTCTGCGCGCTCGGCGGCTTCACGCCCTACCCCGTGCTCAGCGCACTGAAACATTTCTGGGAAGATTTTGGCCCGGTGCCGGCCCGCTTGCAGGCTGCGGAATAG
- the fdhD gene encoding formate dehydrogenase accessory sulfurtransferase FdhD, with product MREPVHKAIRKVWRDGVFSDGARLIPEETPLALTYNGGTYAVMMGSPEDLSDFAIGFSLSEGIVQSADEIETLDIVELDDGIELRMWLKPDKAERIAERRRNIAGPTGCGLCGIDSISEAVRPAAVVPAGRVFTPREIMTAMAAVAPLQEINHQTRAVHAAAFWTATRGIVALREDVGRHNALDKLAGALARDKVIASDGIVLLTSRVSVEMVQKTAAIGAPLIAAVSAPTALAVRMADAAGITLAAIARADGFEIFTHPGRVTGAVPGKESAYVVVA from the coding sequence ATGCGCGAGCCCGTCCACAAGGCGATCCGGAAGGTCTGGCGCGACGGCGTCTTCAGCGACGGCGCGCGCCTGATCCCGGAAGAGACGCCGCTGGCGCTGACCTACAATGGCGGCACTTACGCGGTGATGATGGGCTCGCCCGAGGACCTCAGCGATTTCGCCATCGGCTTCAGCCTGAGCGAAGGCATCGTGCAATCGGCCGACGAAATCGAGACCCTCGATATCGTCGAGCTCGATGATGGCATCGAGCTTCGGATGTGGCTCAAGCCCGACAAGGCCGAGCGGATCGCCGAGCGGCGGCGCAACATCGCCGGCCCGACCGGCTGCGGCCTGTGCGGAATCGACTCGATCAGCGAGGCGGTCCGACCGGCTGCCGTGGTGCCGGCGGGCCGTGTGTTCACGCCGCGCGAGATCATGACGGCGATGGCTGCGGTCGCGCCGCTGCAAGAGATCAACCATCAGACCCGCGCCGTGCACGCCGCCGCGTTCTGGACCGCCACGCGCGGCATCGTGGCGCTGCGCGAGGATGTCGGCCGCCACAATGCGCTCGACAAGCTCGCCGGCGCGCTGGCGCGCGACAAGGTCATTGCCAGCGACGGCATCGTGCTGCTGACCAGCCGCGTCTCGGTCGAGATGGTGCAGAAGACTGCCGCGATCGGCGCGCCGCTGATCGCGGCGGTGTCGGCACCGACGGCGCTTGCGGTCCGGATGGCGGATGCCGCCGGCATCACGCTCGCCGCGATCGCCCGCGCGGACGGATTTGAGATCTTTACCCACCCGGGCCGCGTCACCGGCGCGGTACCCGGCAAGGAGTCAGCCTATGTCGTCGTCGCCTGA